From the genome of Candidatus Krumholzibacteriia bacterium, one region includes:
- a CDS encoding ZIP family metal transporter: MSATLWTACFALIAALATVLGGVIATLPGTLSRQRLSHMIAFGAGYILAAALVSLMPASIELVSNAPMWIFVGYALAHLFEHTFTSHFHFGEETHKEHVVAPSVGITALVGLGLHSFFDGVAIASGFMVTPSLGVLVALAVVLHKLPEGVTISSLMVASGRGRLAARNAAGLLAVATLAGAATMSAVGSGFKGIGLAISCGIALYVAATDLMPEFNQHPERGYSVTALVGVLLYFGVHGLMGRMGIH, from the coding sequence GTGAGCGCAACGCTGTGGACCGCCTGTTTCGCCCTGATTGCCGCGCTGGCGACGGTGCTGGGCGGCGTTATCGCAACCCTGCCCGGAACGCTGTCCCGGCAACGCCTCAGCCATATGATCGCGTTCGGTGCGGGCTACATCCTGGCCGCCGCGCTGGTGAGTCTCATGCCCGCCAGCATCGAGCTGGTTTCGAATGCGCCGATGTGGATCTTCGTGGGCTACGCGCTCGCGCATCTGTTCGAACACACCTTCACCTCCCACTTTCACTTCGGCGAGGAGACGCACAAGGAGCACGTGGTCGCGCCCAGCGTGGGCATCACCGCGCTCGTCGGTCTTGGGCTGCATTCGTTCTTCGACGGCGTCGCCATCGCCTCCGGATTCATGGTCACGCCGTCGCTCGGTGTTCTGGTCGCACTTGCCGTGGTGCTGCACAAGCTCCCCGAGGGGGTAACCATCTCGTCGCTGATGGTCGCCTCGGGACGGGGGCGACTGGCCGCGCGCAATGCGGCGGGGCTGCTGGCGGTGGCCACCCTGGCGGGCGCGGCCACCATGTCGGCCGTGGGGAGCGGTTTCAAGGGGATCGGGCTTGCAATTTCTTGTGGAATAGCGCTTTACGTTGCGGCCACCGATCTCATGCCGGAGTTCAATCAGCACCCGGAGCGAGGTTATTCCGTGACGGCCCTCGTGGGGGTGCTGTTATACTTCGGGGTCCACGGCCTGATGGGCCGGATGGGGATTCACTAG
- a CDS encoding ABC transporter permease — protein MQTVHPLRDPFRPVPSSGARGDRNSFSLALKRSPLAYAAFIVMSLIILGAVFAPLMSPYDKDKIDLTAQYLTPSLDHPFGTDDLGRDIFVRVMHGGRITLAVGLLAMLVALVIGVAVGGVSGYYAGWVDNVLMRLVDLMLAVPVFFVILFVASIASPRSSIVVVCLMIGFTQWMEVARLVRAVVITTREHEFVDAARSLGLPDRRILLRHLLPHTTAPVLVAVTLGLAQAIIIESGISFLGFGVQPPTPSWGAMLQNAQSYLSDCPWIAVFPGLMIFLTVVCCNILADFLGDALSQIRSATR, from the coding sequence GTGCAGACGGTACACCCGCTGCGCGACCCGTTCCGCCCGGTTCCGTCGAGTGGCGCGCGCGGCGATCGCAACAGCTTCTCGCTGGCGCTCAAGAGGAGTCCGCTCGCGTATGCCGCGTTCATCGTGATGAGTCTCATCATCCTCGGCGCAGTGTTCGCGCCGCTGATGAGCCCCTACGACAAGGACAAGATCGACCTGACGGCCCAGTACCTCACGCCGTCGCTTGACCATCCCTTCGGCACGGACGACCTGGGGCGCGACATCTTCGTGCGCGTGATGCACGGGGGGCGGATCACCCTCGCGGTGGGACTGCTGGCCATGCTGGTGGCGTTGGTGATCGGGGTAGCGGTGGGGGGCGTGTCCGGCTACTACGCCGGCTGGGTGGACAACGTGCTGATGCGGCTGGTGGATCTGATGCTCGCCGTGCCCGTGTTCTTCGTCATCCTCTTCGTGGCGAGCATCGCCTCGCCCAGGTCCTCCATCGTGGTGGTCTGTCTGATGATCGGCTTCACGCAATGGATGGAGGTGGCGCGTCTGGTGCGCGCGGTGGTGATCACCACGCGCGAACACGAGTTCGTCGACGCGGCGCGCAGCCTGGGGCTGCCCGACCGCCGCATCCTGCTCCGGCACCTGCTCCCGCACACCACGGCGCCGGTGCTGGTGGCGGTCACGCTGGGACTGGCGCAGGCCATCATCATCGAGAGCGGGATCTCGTTTCTGGGCTTCGGTGTGCAGCCGCCCACGCCCAGCTGGGGTGCCATGCTCCAGAACGCCCAGAGCTACCTGTCCGACTGCCCGTGGATCGCCGTGTTTCCCGGGCTCATGATCTTTCTCACCGTGGTCTGCTGCAACATTCTGGCGGACTTCCTCGGTGACGCCCTGAGCCAGATCCGCTCGGCCACCCGCTAG
- a CDS encoding patatin-like phospholipase family protein, producing MVKLPSVGLALSGGTAKSVTHVGVIKALVEADIPVSFVAGTSGGSIVGTMFASGMPISTMETVATNMSWRKLVSIRLTRMGFISSERIEEFVTETIGHLYFEDLAIPSGVVATNLVTGDRKIFRHGSVARAVRASCSIPQIYLPVEIEGEYYVDGGLSEYLPVETAQELGAEFVIASHLAPVDPTYRRPRNILQLVVQVTGLMARKNFPISEQKADFVVHPNVDAYSSFDFDHSAEMIEIGYDATKRLIADLKDVWQRAGGLGPRIARKLLGE from the coding sequence ATGGTGAAGCTGCCATCCGTGGGGCTCGCCCTGAGCGGGGGGACGGCCAAGTCGGTCACCCACGTGGGGGTGATCAAGGCGCTGGTGGAGGCGGATATCCCGGTGTCGTTCGTGGCCGGAACCAGCGGCGGGAGCATCGTCGGGACGATGTTCGCCTCCGGGATGCCCATCTCCACCATGGAGACGGTTGCCACCAACATGAGCTGGCGCAAACTGGTGAGCATCCGGCTGACCCGCATGGGCTTCATATCCAGCGAGCGCATCGAGGAATTCGTCACCGAAACCATCGGCCACCTCTACTTCGAGGATCTGGCCATTCCCAGCGGTGTGGTCGCCACCAATCTCGTCACCGGCGATCGCAAGATCTTCCGGCACGGTTCGGTGGCGCGCGCGGTACGGGCGAGTTGCAGCATCCCGCAGATCTACCTGCCGGTTGAGATCGAAGGGGAGTACTACGTGGACGGCGGGCTGTCCGAATACCTCCCCGTGGAAACCGCCCAGGAACTGGGGGCCGAGTTCGTCATCGCCTCGCACCTCGCCCCGGTCGACCCCACCTACCGGCGCCCGCGCAACATCCTGCAGCTGGTGGTGCAGGTGACCGGACTGATGGCGCGCAAGAACTTCCCGATATCGGAGCAGAAGGCCGACTTCGTCGTTCATCCCAACGTGGATGCGTACAGCTCGTTCGATTTCGATCACTCGGCGGAAATGATCGAGATCGGATACGACGCCACCAAGCGGCTCATCGCCGACCTCAAGGACGTCTGGCAGCGCGCCGGAGGTCTGGGACCGCGCATTGCGCGCAAGCTGCTGGGAGAGTAG
- a CDS encoding divalent-cation tolerance protein CutA, protein MSHADFLVVLITAPTVADARRIARVLIEERLAACVNVLPECRSVYRWDDGVVEEAEAMMIAKTARDLFPELARRVTEVHPYAVPEVVGLPVIKVTDPYRRFLSDSVGREGRDPR, encoded by the coding sequence ATGAGCCATGCCGACTTCCTCGTTGTGCTGATCACCGCTCCGACCGTTGCGGACGCGCGGCGCATTGCGCGCGTTCTGATCGAAGAGCGGCTGGCGGCGTGCGTGAACGTGCTGCCCGAGTGTCGCAGCGTGTATCGGTGGGACGATGGTGTGGTGGAAGAAGCAGAGGCGATGATGATCGCGAAGACGGCGCGGGATCTCTTTCCGGAACTGGCCAGGCGGGTCACCGAGGTTCACCCGTACGCGGTGCCGGAGGTGGTGGGGCTTCCCGTGATCAAGGTGACCGATCCCTATCGACGCTTTCTCTCCGACAGCGTCGGACGGGAAGGGCGAGATCCCCGGTGA
- a CDS encoding SAM-dependent chlorinase/fluorinase yields MARARPIVFITDFGEDGFYAGILRAVAASASPASPLIDLSHQMHAHDIRQASFVLALALDYLPRDAVVVAVVDPGVGSARRALVAELDQRVAVLPDNGLLSDVLAALPATRIHEISGDAAQRVAGPHARGATFHGRDLFVPVAAGIARGAAPGDFGGPAGDVVVLRDVPSVSTGPGRVTGTGRMIDRFGNILTDIPGAVVERTLGAGACLVSVGGVDAGPLRRTYADGAPGELLTIVNSWGRVEAAVREGRASDRFPGTEPAQIRFEVGGE; encoded by the coding sequence GTGGCGCGGGCGCGTCCGATCGTGTTCATCACCGACTTCGGTGAGGACGGTTTCTACGCCGGGATCCTGCGCGCCGTGGCCGCGTCCGCCTCTCCAGCCTCCCCCCTGATCGATCTCTCCCACCAGATGCACGCCCACGACATCCGCCAGGCGAGTTTCGTTCTCGCACTGGCGCTCGACTATCTGCCGCGCGACGCGGTGGTCGTGGCGGTGGTGGATCCCGGTGTGGGCAGCGCGCGGCGCGCGCTGGTCGCGGAACTCGACCAGCGGGTTGCGGTGCTGCCCGACAACGGCCTGTTGAGCGACGTGCTCGCCGCCCTGCCCGCCACCCGCATTCACGAAATCTCCGGCGATGCGGCGCAGCGGGTGGCGGGGCCTCACGCGCGCGGTGCCACCTTCCACGGGCGCGATCTCTTCGTCCCGGTTGCGGCCGGGATTGCGCGCGGGGCGGCGCCGGGTGACTTCGGCGGGCCCGCCGGCGACGTGGTCGTCCTGCGCGACGTGCCCAGCGTGTCAACCGGGCCCGGGCGGGTGACGGGGACGGGACGCATGATCGACCGGTTCGGGAACATACTCACCGACATCCCGGGCGCCGTGGTGGAGCGCACGCTGGGCGCCGGCGCATGCCTCGTGTCGGTGGGGGGTGTTGACGCGGGGCCGCTGCGACGCACCTACGCGGATGGTGCGCCCGGAGAGCTGCTTACGATCGTGAACAGCTGGGGCCGTGTGGAGGCCGCGGTGCGCGAGGGCAGGGCGAGCGACCGTTTTCCCGGCACGGAACCGGCACAGATTCGCTTCGAGGTGGGGGGTGAGTAA